DNA from Cyanobacterium stanieri LEGE 03274:
AAAATGGGTATTGACTAAGGTTAATTATTCTTATTTTTGAATTATGGGCAATTTTAGGTTCAATTATTGATTTTTTGTCTCCTGATAAAATAGTTATAAGGTTTATTTGTTTTATTTCTAGTAAACTAAGGATTGTTTTGTTAATGCTTTTTCTTTTTTTTAGAGGTATTAATATTTCAAGGCTAGGAGTCATTATTTTTATATTTACGATAATAGTATTCTCTATTTTTGTTAACAATGTCGGGAGAATACCAATCGGGATTGTGGTGATGGTTGAGGTGTAAATAAACTAGGTCTGGCACTCGACAAAGGTGATAACCTTCATTACAATATCTTTGTATAATATCTTGATCTTCTCCCCCCCAACCGATAAAGTTTTCATCCCAACCCCCTATTTTCTGTAATTCTTCGGTACGAAATAGGGGCAAAACTCCAAATCTCTCGTGGCTGGTAAGATGTTTTTTGAGGGCACTTGGTTGGTCTTCAGGGGCGATCGCACTTTGTTCTACAATAAAATTAAGGTCATTTTTATTATCAACCAATGGTTGTTGTACCATTAAACGATAACCAGTTACTAAGAAAAAAGATGATTTTTTAGCTATTTCTAAATGGGTAAAAAGGCTATTGTTATGGGGAATTAAGTCAATATCATAAGCCATCAGATATTTAGTATCAACTAAGTTAAGACCATGATTAAGAAGGGCTGTTTTATGAAAAACACCATTATTTTGAACAAAAAAGTAACTAGCACCTATTTTTTCTATTTTTTCTTGAATAGCTAAAGTGGGTTGTGTATCACTTTCAATAAAAATTATTTTGACTATGTTTTTTAGTCCAAAATGAAGTGACGTAAACCAGTTATAAAAAGAATAAAATCCTAGTTGTCTTTGTCGGTAGGATATGATTAAGGTAAGCTCATTTTTCATCGAGCTATAAGATAGTTAGTTGAGAACTATTTTATTATACAAAAAACAGCAATAATTGATTAAGCAAAAAATAGGGAAAAAAAGAAATAGCCCAACTCATTAATTTTCTTCCCCTAAACCCTCAAAAATATTATCCCTAACTCAAGTTAATATATATTAACGCCCCCAACGGAAAATAGAAGCGCCCCAACTGAGCCCAGCACCAAAACCAGACACCGCTATAACATCTCCCGATTTAATTTTACCCTCCTTCAAGGCTTCATCAAGGGCAAGGGGAATAGAGGCCGCAGAAGTATTGCCGTAGTTGTGGAGATTAGTAATAACTTTTTGTTCGGGTATTTTTAAGCGACTAGCTACCGCATCAATAATTCTTTTATTAGCTTGATGAAGAATTAACCAATCAACATCATCGGTGGTCAAATGAGCTCTAAATAAGGCTTTTTCAATGACTTCAGGTACTTTATTCACCGCAAAACGATATACTTCCCTACCATTCATGGTGATATTACTAAAACCACCGTTATTAATTTGTTTATCTTCGCCAATGTTCTCCAAATTTCCTTGATAGGAGAGATTGAGGGTGTTATTTAAGGCCCCATTACTACACATCTCAAAACCTAGGAGATTATCTTTTTCTGAGTTACCCTGACATACCACCGCCCCTGCACCGTCGCCGAATAATACACAAGTAGTACGATCGCCCCAATCCACCCAACGGGAAAGAAAATCAGCTCCAATAACGAGGACATTTCTATATACCCCATTACGAATAAACTGAGAAGCCGTCACCAAAGAAAAGACAAAACCCGA
Protein-coding regions in this window:
- a CDS encoding beta-ketoacyl-ACP synthase III, producing the protein MQSVKESARDAHNGITVIGSGSAIATQVISNDDLSQIVDTSDDWISSRTGIKKRHIATSTSLSELAAQAGLRAIAHSGLTPLDIDLIILATSTPDDLFGSAAQVQSIIGATRAVAFDLTAACSGFVFSLVTASQFIRNGVYRNVLVIGADFLSRWVDWGDRTTCVLFGDGAGAVVCQGNSEKDNLLGFEMCSNGALNNTLNLSYQGNLENIGEDKQINNGGFSNITMNGREVYRFAVNKVPEVIEKALFRAHLTTDDVDWLILHQANKRIIDAVASRLKIPEQKVITNLHNYGNTSAASIPLALDEALKEGKIKSGDVIAVSGFGAGLSWGASIFRWGR
- a CDS encoding glycosyltransferase family 2 protein — protein: MKNELTLIISYRQRQLGFYSFYNWFTSLHFGLKNIVKIIFIESDTQPTLAIQEKIEKIGASYFFVQNNGVFHKTALLNHGLNLVDTKYLMAYDIDLIPHNNSLFTHLEIAKKSSFFLVTGYRLMVQQPLVDNKNDLNFIVEQSAIAPEDQPSALKKHLTSHERFGVLPLFRTEELQKIGGWDENFIGWGGEDQDIIQRYCNEGYHLCRVPDLVYLHLNHHHNPDWYSPDIVNKNREYYYRKYKNNDS